From a single Bacillus pseudomycoides DSM 12442 genomic region:
- a CDS encoding ADP-ribosyltransferase has product MRLESLKAEKYGNEKMYQLGGRMAEGVDYIGKSIGKVPAENGNVLKTKTVQSFENLNLNGEAKKPLSNLEEAHEWGSKHFDNWIESLTESERSAIRQYTGDDYRKINNYLRGIADSLNDVESSVIDNIKSGLNKASVPYDIQVYRGTDLKPFKNLYKIDDEGKIVVDSLVGKTVKDNGFVSTAMVKESSFDHMNVSWEINVPKGANAAYVGKISYIPTEAELLFNSGQEMVIKSANVDSDGKIHLILDLIK; this is encoded by the coding sequence GTGAGACTAGAAAGCCTAAAAGCAGAAAAATACGGAAATGAAAAAATGTATCAGCTTGGCGGAAGAATGGCCGAGGGTGTGGATTATATAGGTAAAAGTATTGGGAAAGTTCCTGCAGAAAATGGAAATGTGCTTAAGACGAAAACAGTACAATCTTTTGAGAATTTAAATCTGAATGGCGAAGCTAAAAAGCCTCTTAGCAATTTAGAGGAAGCACATGAATGGGGAAGTAAGCATTTTGATAATTGGATAGAATCTTTAACTGAAAGTGAAAGAAGTGCTATTAGACAATATACTGGGGATGATTATAGAAAAATTAATAATTATCTTAGGGGAATTGCAGACTCTTTGAATGATGTAGAATCAAGTGTAATTGATAATATTAAAAGCGGTTTAAATAAAGCAAGTGTTCCTTACGATATACAAGTATATCGTGGAACTGATTTAAAACCATTTAAAAATCTATATAAAATAGATGATGAAGGCAAAATTGTGGTAGACTCTTTAGTAGGGAAAACAGTTAAAGATAATGGATTTGTCAGTACTGCAATGGTGAAAGAATCATCTTTTGATCATATGAATGTTTCGTGGGAAATTAATGTTCCTAAGGGAGCTAATGCAGCTTATGTAGGTAAGATTAGTTATATCCCTACCGAAGCAGAATTACTTTTTAATTCAGGACAAGAGATGGTTATAAAAAGTGCAAATGTTGATAGTGATGGAAAGATACATTTGATTTTAGATTTAATAAAGTAG
- a CDS encoding zincin-like metallopeptidase toxin domain-containing protein — MAEGVDNAFAFFKGVEPVGSGALAGSPGNVTKWVNTRHTESSKKINDEIQGIEASLAKGQAQNANRLSGEKSGNLSLNIEKKTSVENAPVFEKKSAEFFDGLNLKSGSKDLELKESTKGNLDFKEWEDMPVGGQARLTADGLRIMSIRDLKKFKKDMNEIGIKIILDKKEKILPRNVARGFDPYTEQMVLRTDASLLSALHESYHAKQFRELGQENYLKQSRSEREEYVYNEIMKNKEKFIAEEIYEAQRYIFFIRNKQWPLPNWKGYEK; from the coding sequence ATGGCCGAGGGTGTGGATAATGCATTTGCCTTCTTCAAGGGCGTTGAACCAGTTGGAAGCGGTGCATTGGCAGGGAGCCCAGGAAATGTTACCAAGTGGGTTAATACGCGTCATACTGAGAGTAGTAAGAAAATCAATGATGAGATTCAGGGGATTGAGGCTTCGCTTGCTAAGGGGCAAGCGCAAAATGCAAACCGGTTATCTGGAGAGAAATCAGGCAATCTTTCGCTGAATATAGAAAAGAAAACATCTGTGGAAAATGCGCCAGTGTTTGAGAAGAAATCGGCGGAGTTTTTTGATGGGTTGAATTTGAAGAGTGGTTCGAAGGATTTAGAATTAAAAGAATCTACTAAGGGTAATCTTGATTTTAAAGAGTGGGAAGATATGCCTGTTGGTGGTCAAGCTCGTCTAACAGCTGATGGATTAAGAATTATGAGTATTCGAGATTTAAAGAAATTTAAGAAAGACATGAATGAAATCGGTATTAAAATTATTCTTGACAAAAAGGAGAAAATTCTCCCTAGAAATGTTGCGAGGGGCTTTGACCCCTATACTGAACAAATGGTTTTGAGAACTGACGCATCACTTTTAAGTGCCCTTCATGAATCCTACCATGCTAAACAATTTAGAGAACTTGGACAAGAAAATTATTTGAAACAATCAAGATCAGAAAGAGAAGAGTACGTTTATAATGAAATTATGAAGAATAAGGAAAAATTTATTGCTGAAGAGATATATGAAGCACAAAGATATATTTTCTTCATTAGAAACAAACAATGGCCATTACCTAATTGGAAAGGATATGAGAAATAG
- a CDS encoding SUKH-3 domain-containing protein, with amino-acid sequence MKISNKTIEELKKAGWYEGRKIDISENVKFLEERGFEVFESAKKFMEEFGELRINVEKIRSNGSKTISEHTTCIKEVIGVLDSSCFGLDDFIDDKVIPIGSLYDFGLNLYISESGRIFESTGWVGDNALEAFDNIILGKGTVIWDKFEG; translated from the coding sequence ATGAAAATATCAAATAAGACAATAGAAGAATTAAAAAAAGCGGGATGGTACGAGGGGAGAAAAATAGACATATCAGAAAATGTAAAGTTTCTTGAAGAAAGAGGCTTTGAAGTTTTTGAAAGTGCAAAAAAATTTATGGAGGAGTTTGGAGAATTACGAATCAATGTTGAAAAGATTCGTTCAAATGGGTCTAAGACAATATCTGAACATACCACTTGTATTAAGGAAGTGATAGGTGTGTTAGATAGTTCGTGTTTTGGCTTAGATGATTTTATTGATGATAAAGTTATTCCTATAGGTTCACTATATGATTTCGGGCTAAATTTATACATATCGGAATCAGGAAGAATATTTGAATCAACAGGTTGGGTAGGAGACAATGCTTTGGAGGCATTTGATAATATTATTCTTGGAAAAGGAACAGTGATTTGGGATAAATTTGAAGGATAA
- a CDS encoding SUKH-3 domain-containing protein produces the protein MKISNKTIEELKKAGWYEDRKIDILENVKFLEERDFEVFESAKKFMEEFGELQFNVERIWPDGVTKDISEHTTCIKEVIGVLDSSCFGLDDFIDDKVIPIGSLYDFGLDLYISESGRLFKSTGWVGDNALEAFDNNILGKGTVIWDKFEG, from the coding sequence ATGAAAATATCAAATAAGACAATAGAAGAATTAAAAAAAGCGGGATGGTATGAGGATAGAAAAATAGACATATTAGAAAATGTAAAGTTTCTTGAAGAAAGAGACTTTGAAGTTTTTGAAAGTGCAAAAAAATTTATGGAGGAGTTTGGAGAATTACAATTCAATGTTGAAAGGATTTGGCCAGATGGGGTTACTAAGGACATATCTGAACATACCACTTGTATTAAGGAAGTCATAGGTGTGTTAGATAGTTCGTGTTTTGGCTTAGATGATTTTATTGATGATAAAGTTATTCCTATAGGTTCATTATATGATTTCGGGTTAGATTTATACATATCAGAATCAGGAAGATTATTCAAATCAACAGGGTGGGTAGGAGACAATGCTTTGGAGGCATTTGATAATAATATTCTTGGAAAAGGAACAGTGATTTGGGATAAATTTGAAGGGTAA
- a CDS encoding SMI1/KNR4 family protein, producing MNALPDELDQALEEDIYKREDKNKVKETLTNLGVEVSDTFREFYYRYAGPFWEEHVPYELLDVVDEENSIESYTIIARNEHGFPKKYLVLSEMSANAVLVLDSVTDKVYSVNFEGGDELLLSGELKETWPAFYVFLKEYFNC from the coding sequence ATGAATGCTTTGCCTGATGAATTAGACCAAGCTCTTGAAGAAGATATTTATAAACGTGAAGATAAGAATAAAGTGAAGGAGACATTAACTAACCTAGGTGTAGAAGTATCTGATACATTCAGAGAATTTTATTATCGATATGCAGGACCTTTTTGGGAAGAACACGTTCCTTACGAGTTACTAGATGTTGTAGATGAAGAGAATAGTATTGAATCATACACAATTATTGCTCGAAATGAACATGGATTTCCTAAAAAGTATCTAGTTTTAAGTGAAATGTCAGCAAATGCTGTACTAGTACTTGATAGTGTAACTGATAAAGTTTACTCGGTTAATTTTGAAGGTGGAGATGAGCTACTTTTAAGCGGAGAGTTAAAGGAAACTTGGCCAGCATTTTATGTGTTTTTAAAAGAATATTTTAACTGTTAG
- the tnpA gene encoding IS66 family insertion sequence element accessory protein TnpA has translation MQDYKNSGLSKVAWCKKQNLPAHRLYYWLKKLSPQTENQNKNERVDWLSMNVPVIEEKIRAIIRIHMKEATIELDVPFTPQVLLQVMQTVKQQ, from the coding sequence ATTCAAGACTATAAAAACAGTGGATTATCAAAAGTTGCTTGGTGTAAAAAACAGAACCTACCGGCTCATCGGCTTTACTATTGGTTGAAAAAATTATCACCTCAAACAGAAAATCAGAATAAGAATGAGCGTGTGGATTGGCTCTCTATGAATGTCCCTGTCATAGAAGAAAAAATACGTGCCATCATTCGAATTCATATGAAAGAAGCAACCATTGAACTGGATGTGCCCTTTACTCCACAGGTACTCCTACAAGTGATGCAGACGGTGAAACAACAATGA
- a CDS encoding DUF5081 family protein: MGREVWSFTPAELYTLAGAAGVTYIFGLQEREILALTDEDCITKATAELKEKGLITENNGLTPAAFQLIELLRAYQESQEYTRINNLLIGFLPQDKDRVAVLTERKQNEEYEIHYIAKRDVYFSLLERIPFLMRKPREIEDTFFTKKMTEKEQRTFEEMDLSEKDLLAIETVSRPRSRRAEDRGKWECFLYFTEGEDFIQIEVERKRYEWASLYAVNKKLYDVLKMPYKKISDPRQFSLGGRN, from the coding sequence ATGGGAAGAGAAGTGTGGAGCTTTACACCTGCTGAACTGTACACATTAGCTGGTGCAGCTGGAGTCACGTACATATTTGGCTTACAAGAGCGTGAAATTCTTGCTTTAACCGATGAAGATTGCATAACGAAAGCAACAGCGGAATTGAAAGAGAAAGGGCTTATTACAGAGAATAATGGGCTGACACCAGCGGCTTTTCAGCTGATTGAATTACTGAGGGCATATCAAGAAAGCCAAGAGTATACGCGAATTAATAATCTATTAATTGGATTTTTGCCACAAGATAAAGACAGAGTAGCTGTCTTAACAGAACGAAAACAAAATGAAGAATATGAAATTCATTACATAGCGAAGCGAGATGTCTATTTTTCATTATTAGAACGGATTCCGTTTTTAATGCGAAAACCAAGAGAAATTGAAGATACCTTTTTTACAAAGAAGATGACAGAAAAAGAGCAGCGAACATTTGAAGAAATGGATTTATCTGAAAAGGATTTACTAGCTATCGAAACAGTGTCTCGCCCGCGGAGCCGAAGAGCAGAAGATAGAGGGAAATGGGAATGCTTCTTGTACTTTACAGAGGGGGAAGACTTTATTCAAATAGAAGTAGAACGTAAGCGTTATGAATGGGCTAGTCTGTATGCGGTGAACAAGAAATTATATGATGTTTTAAAAATGCCGTATAAGAAAATAAGTGATCCACGACAATTCTCGTTAGGAGGACGAAATTAA
- a CDS encoding DUF6985 domain-containing protein gives MIINDAVFGELEYDYVWFKDTNVEFCGKEVEISLSVSGEKDGKFLEKQYIAYNSFIQNWEQLQHNILQPLLDYYKQKRNELGYDDTFNENYPLIETIDQLLDRISLVGISVLYAKSLEGRYIGLSFDCTWDTENGLGILLINEEVGKVGYQDVAM, from the coding sequence ATGATAATAAATGATGCAGTTTTTGGGGAACTCGAATATGACTATGTATGGTTTAAGGACACTAATGTTGAGTTTTGTGGAAAAGAAGTTGAAATTTCTTTATCGGTAAGCGGTGAAAAGGATGGTAAATTTTTAGAAAAACAATATATAGCATATAATTCATTCATTCAAAACTGGGAGCAACTACAGCATAACATTTTACAACCCTTGTTAGATTATTACAAACAAAAACGAAATGAACTTGGTTATGATGATACGTTTAATGAAAATTATCCTTTGATTGAAACGATTGATCAACTTCTTGATAGAATAAGTTTAGTTGGAATTTCTGTACTATATGCGAAAAGCCTTGAAGGTAGATATATTGGGTTATCCTTCGACTGTACGTGGGATACAGAAAATGGGTTAGGTATACTGCTAATAAATGAAGAAGTGGGTAAAGTAGGATATCAAGATGTTGCAATGTAA
- a CDS encoding HNH endonuclease, with translation MSDLTWRHHQIPGKMQLVIYDTHSVNHLGGNRLWGGGVR, from the coding sequence ATATCAGATTTAACTTGGCGTCATCATCAAATACCTGGAAAAATGCAGTTAGTAATATATGATACTCACAGTGTAAATCATTTAGGTGGAAATAGACTTTGGGGAGGTGGAGTTAGATGA
- the tnpB gene encoding IS66 family insertion sequence element accessory protein TnpB (TnpB, as the term is used for proteins encoded by IS66 family insertion elements, is considered an accessory protein, since TnpC, encoded by a neighboring gene, is a DDE family transposase.), with protein MISEVSIEKVYLAQGATDLRKSIDGLAAIVKEEFELDPFSSCLFVFCNRSRDKLKILVWEHNGFWLHYRRLEKGTFLPYQSDN; from the coding sequence ATGATATCAGAAGTATCGATTGAAAAAGTATATCTTGCACAAGGAGCAACAGATTTACGTAAATCGATTGATGGATTAGCGGCTATTGTAAAAGAAGAATTTGAGTTAGATCCCTTTTCTTCTTGTTTATTTGTTTTTTGCAATCGCTCACGCGATAAATTAAAAATTCTTGTTTGGGAACATAATGGTTTCTGGTTACACTATCGCAGATTGGAAAAGGGAACGTTCTTACCATATCAAAGCGACAATTGA
- a CDS encoding IS3 family transposase gives MSKRKCPYDNTCIKSFHAILKKELHCTQYVMFKQTTLALLQYIERFYNCKRIYIYTRYKTPQAIKNWVKEIA, from the coding sequence ATTTCAAAGAGGAAGTGTCCGTATGATAACACTTGTATCAAGTCGTTTCATGCCATTCTAAAAAAAGAATTACACTGCACACAATATGTCATGTTTAAGCAAACAACTCTAGCATTATTGCAATACATTGAGAGATTTTATAACTGTAAGCGAATCTATATTTACACCCGTTATAAAACTCCTCAAGCAATAAAAAATTGGGTTAAAGAAATCGCTTAG
- a CDS encoding WXG100 family type VII secretion target, which yields MHRQEIEIHGNEISSAISYAEQIEKGVKESLQQANELKSHVTGSRWNGKTRDAFLCYLELLIQYNSEVADALEGQTKALKELDKNIHSFTNRDEVENIKRLK from the coding sequence ATGCATCGTCAAGAAATTGAGATTCATGGAAATGAAATATCGAGTGCCATTTCTTATGCAGAGCAGATTGAAAAGGGAGTAAAAGAATCACTCCAGCAAGCAAATGAACTAAAATCACATGTAACCGGTTCTCGTTGGAATGGGAAAACACGAGATGCCTTTTTATGTTATTTAGAATTGCTCATCCAGTACAATTCTGAAGTCGCAGATGCACTTGAAGGACAGACAAAGGCGCTTAAGGAGCTTGATAAGAACATTCATTCCTTTACAAATAGGGATGAAGTAGAAAATATAAAAAGATTGAAATAG
- a CDS encoding ADP-ribosylglycohydrolase family protein, with protein MAGRRMIDRWEDDNKSFLSLSIKQRVFPTIYGGITGDLLGVPVEFKQRDTFYIDEVSGYGTYNQPPGTWSDDTSLTFCLMENLIKEENISILMDKFIKYKKEGYWTPFGKMFDIGRTTNDAIIRFEEGYSPEKCGGKAEFDNGNGAIMRIAPLAFILYNEFDFIKKVEMIKKYTEITHAHPRAIVGSIIYIECLIRLYHNDNPQESLEVVKRLFDKNFDKSHKYQDELKHYSRLFENDFFSIPINEILSDGYVVHTLEAAIWCLGNSTSFKEAVLKAVNLGGDTDTVAAITGTLAGMYYNMDGIPEVWLEKIVRKQDIDELIKNFYKFCADKAIIEEYGSL; from the coding sequence ATGGCTGGCAGAAGAATGATTGATAGATGGGAAGATGATAATAAGTCTTTTCTTAGCTTGAGCATTAAACAAAGAGTTTTCCCCACAATATATGGTGGAATTACTGGGGATCTTTTAGGCGTTCCAGTTGAATTTAAGCAAAGAGACACATTTTATATAGATGAGGTGAGTGGATATGGAACCTATAACCAACCACCTGGAACATGGTCAGATGATACCTCTTTGACTTTTTGTCTAATGGAAAATCTGATAAAAGAAGAAAACATAAGTATTTTAATGGATAAATTTATTAAATATAAAAAGGAGGGATATTGGACTCCGTTTGGAAAAATGTTTGATATTGGAAGAACTACAAATGATGCTATTATTCGTTTTGAAGAAGGATATTCACCAGAAAAATGTGGTGGAAAAGCTGAGTTTGATAATGGTAATGGTGCAATAATGAGAATAGCACCATTGGCTTTTATACTATATAATGAGTTTGACTTTATAAAAAAAGTAGAAATGATAAAAAAATATACTGAAATTACTCATGCTCATCCTCGTGCTATAGTAGGTTCCATTATTTATATTGAATGTTTGATAAGGCTTTACCATAATGATAATCCTCAAGAATCATTAGAAGTAGTTAAAAGGCTATTTGATAAAAATTTTGATAAAAGCCATAAATACCAAGATGAATTGAAACATTATTCAAGGCTTTTTGAAAATGATTTTTTTAGTATACCTATAAATGAAATCTTATCAGATGGATATGTAGTGCATACTTTAGAGGCTGCCATTTGGTGTTTGGGAAATTCAACATCATTTAAAGAAGCGGTTTTAAAGGCAGTGAACTTGGGTGGAGATACGGATACAGTAGCTGCTATAACAGGAACATTAGCAGGAATGTATTATAACATGGATGGAATTCCAGAAGTGTGGTTAGAAAAAATAGTAAGAAAGCAAGATATTGATGAATTGATAAAAAATTTCTATAAGTTTTGTGCGGATAAAGCAATTATAGAAGAATATGGTAGTCTCTAA
- a CDS encoding CdiA family toxin C-terminal domain-containing protein: protein MDNFGNQITDINQAIVTKTPHQNIDGIYEIKYKLPAYDGLSTANGGKGNFTGQWKEYKNPKTVYDPNVISDEQILKWGREAMAEGISNNRI from the coding sequence TTGGATAATTTCGGCAACCAAATAACGGATATCAATCAAGCTATTGTAACCAAGACACCTCACCAAAATATCGATGGTATATACGAGATAAAATATAAACTACCAGCTTATGATGGATTGAGTACGGCAAATGGTGGAAAAGGGAATTTTACAGGTCAGTGGAAAGAGTATAAGAATCCTAAAACTGTTTATGACCCTAATGTAATTTCTGATGAACAAATATTAAAGTGGGGGAGGGAGGCGATGGCTGAAGGAATAAGCAATAACAGAATTTAA
- a CDS encoding deaminase domain-containing protein gives MNEISAITGYSKNISEAIAEIRIKELIGNDPLVHSQLKNSIEQFKDTIQPILTKKQKRGNGGNYSMIDVKVGDLNTKIKSFSKFSSLDDIGKGGSLSPAEVKQFVENENIALLKPEDKRVFETSKIDNQDALFDTKAKLLENIAGKLGDNYDVKGSIDLYTQLSPCASCRGVISQFMDRYPNIKINLNYDKQYHN, from the coding sequence ATGAATGAGATTAGCGCCATAACAGGTTACTCAAAGAATATATCTGAAGCTATTGCAGAGATTAGAATTAAAGAATTAATAGGTAATGATCCCTTAGTACATTCTCAGCTTAAGAATTCTATTGAACAATTTAAAGATACCATTCAGCCTATTTTAACAAAAAAGCAAAAAAGAGGTAATGGGGGTAATTACTCAATGATAGATGTTAAAGTAGGAGACCTAAACACGAAGATTAAATCTTTCAGTAAGTTTTCTAGTCTAGATGATATTGGGAAGGGCGGGAGTTTATCTCCTGCAGAAGTGAAACAATTTGTAGAAAATGAAAATATAGCTCTGTTAAAACCTGAAGATAAAAGAGTTTTCGAGACATCAAAAATAGACAATCAAGATGCACTCTTTGATACAAAAGCTAAATTGTTAGAAAATATCGCCGGAAAATTAGGTGATAACTATGATGTCAAAGGCAGCATTGATTTATATACACAATTATCACCATGTGCTAGTTGTAGAGGAGTAATTTCGCAATTTATGGATAGATATCCAAATATTAAAATTAACCTTAATTATGATAAACAATATCATAATTAA
- a CDS encoding deaminase domain-containing protein translates to MNSDNQIDLEKGYLRDKDTEYKIIEGISDKLKDNYDAEGVIHLYTERDVCLSCDNVLKSFSTDYKNITLNIYDALGNIYKLRNGSIITD, encoded by the coding sequence GTGAATTCAGACAATCAAATTGATTTAGAGAAAGGATATTTAAGGGATAAAGACACAGAGTATAAGATAATAGAAGGTATTAGTGATAAACTGAAGGATAATTATGATGCTGAAGGAGTAATACATTTATATACAGAAAGAGATGTATGTTTAAGTTGCGATAATGTATTAAAATCTTTTAGTACAGATTATAAAAATATTACCTTAAATATTTATGATGCTTTAGGGAATATATATAAGCTGAGAAATGGTAGCATCATTACAGATTAA
- a CDS encoding zincin-like metallopeptidase toxin domain-containing protein: MDVSYKPKDWVDMKDGLNQITKDTFVKLHQANGLLKDVQERIHDLDSDGSIYFHHKDQTETIAELHVAYTTLQKYCDDAGQVVYDHIDKPFLVTMDQFAQKMRDLSIKNFETTNRIGSTTTTTVPGSYSYGNTPQTITTTKPKITVDDIFKDSRAFDKVLHAEYEEWKRKDPNMKLEYEEYRKRVPSTRGFEYRSIEDEQKQLEAWRDFGLGVLTVGAMFICPPLGVAASLVFGGLQVKSAHDGEDWGTHRKLSQGEKVERYVSGGLDVFTGGVGGIVKGFKTLGSFGKLQGEVKSFNPNVGKNMVQSLQDGKNITLDRMRLAGLKAEKYGNEKMYQLGGKMAGGVDYVTASFKGVEAAGDGTLIGKKVGPGKVTEWVNARHAESSKFMDGKLDFANWDTKRVSGNVFKFDKNGNRIMRVADFKAYREGLSKQGIEVVIDKKIVPRGKAGGFDPETGKIYFRGRPSQIAAYHENVHAQQWLELGKENYLKQTVLQREEHVYNKIMENRANFTRAEIIATERYIYSLRNGHWPPYGWPPADSEIFKGCLDE; encoded by the coding sequence ATGGATGTTAGTTATAAGCCGAAAGATTGGGTAGATATGAAAGATGGCTTGAACCAAATCACAAAAGATACATTCGTAAAATTACATCAAGCGAATGGTCTTTTAAAAGATGTACAGGAAAGAATACATGACCTTGATTCAGATGGAAGTATTTATTTTCATCATAAAGATCAGACTGAAACAATTGCGGAATTACATGTTGCATATACGACTCTACAAAAATATTGTGATGACGCAGGGCAAGTCGTTTATGATCATATTGATAAACCATTTTTAGTAACAATGGATCAATTTGCACAAAAAATGAGAGATTTATCAATTAAAAACTTTGAAACTACAAACCGAATTGGCTCTACAACAACAACTACAGTACCAGGTTCATATAGTTACGGTAACACACCGCAAACGATCACAACAACAAAACCTAAAATAACGGTGGATGATATTTTCAAAGACTCACGTGCATTTGATAAAGTTCTTCATGCTGAATATGAAGAATGGAAAAGAAAAGATCCAAACATGAAGCTTGAATATGAAGAATACAGAAAACGTGTTCCTTCGACGCGAGGGTTTGAATACAGATCAATAGAGGATGAGCAAAAACAACTAGAGGCATGGCGTGACTTTGGATTAGGAGTTCTAACAGTCGGAGCAATGTTCATTTGTCCACCATTAGGGGTTGCAGCATCACTGGTATTTGGCGGGCTCCAAGTAAAAAGTGCCCATGACGGAGAAGACTGGGGAACACACCGGAAATTAAGTCAAGGAGAAAAAGTAGAAAGATATGTTTCAGGTGGCCTTGATGTTTTCACGGGTGGTGTCGGAGGAATTGTAAAAGGATTCAAAACCCTTGGATCATTTGGGAAATTGCAAGGGGAAGTAAAGAGTTTCAACCCAAATGTAGGGAAAAATATGGTACAATCATTGCAAGACGGAAAAAATATTACGCTTGACCGCATGAGACTAGCAGGCCTAAAAGCAGAAAAATACGGAAATGAAAAAATGTATCAGCTTGGCGGAAAAATGGCTGGGGGTGTAGATTATGTAACAGCTTCCTTCAAAGGCGTTGAAGCAGCTGGAGACGGTACATTGATAGGGAAGAAAGTTGGCCCAGGGAAAGTTACTGAGTGGGTTAATGCACGCCATGCAGAGAGCAGTAAGTTTATGGATGGTAAATTAGATTTCGCTAATTGGGATACAAAAAGAGTTAGTGGGAATGTATTTAAATTTGATAAAAATGGAAATAGAATAATGCGAGTAGCTGATTTTAAAGCCTATAGAGAGGGGTTAAGTAAACAGGGAATTGAAGTTGTAATTGATAAAAAAATAGTACCAAGAGGAAAAGCAGGTGGTTTCGATCCTGAGACAGGTAAAATTTATTTTAGAGGAAGACCGTCACAAATCGCTGCTTATCATGAAAATGTACATGCACAACAATGGTTAGAGTTGGGAAAAGAGAATTACTTGAAACAAACCGTTTTACAAAGAGAAGAGCATGTATACAATAAAATTATGGAGAATAGAGCAAACTTCACAAGGGCTGAGATAATTGCTACTGAACGTTATATTTATTCGCTTAGAAATGGACATTGGCCACCGTATGGATGGCCACCTGCTGATTCTGAAATATTTAAGGGGTGTTTAGATGAGTAA
- a CDS encoding SMI1/KNR4 family protein, whose product MTKIQWDFKRDEVSEKDSVEVSRKIGVAFPNDYIECVKINHGAYPEPEVFHVNGQERVFGSLLKYNSESHTGIYNIYNEYKDTLPKELVPFGIDPAGNLICFDYKNYEDNPIVVFWEHEDAWEKEAPMESEGITAEEAEEVARENVFYVASTFTEFLNKLHD is encoded by the coding sequence ATGACAAAAATACAATGGGATTTTAAAAGAGATGAAGTAAGTGAGAAGGATAGTGTAGAAGTTAGTCGGAAAATTGGAGTGGCTTTTCCGAATGATTATATTGAATGTGTAAAAATAAATCATGGGGCATATCCGGAACCAGAAGTATTCCATGTAAATGGACAAGAACGTGTTTTCGGATCATTATTAAAATATAATTCAGAAAGTCACACGGGAATTTATAATATTTACAATGAATATAAAGATACATTACCAAAGGAACTAGTACCATTTGGAATTGATCCAGCTGGAAATTTAATCTGCTTTGATTATAAAAATTATGAAGACAATCCAATTGTTGTCTTTTGGGAACATGAAGATGCATGGGAAAAAGAAGCACCGATGGAAAGTGAAGGGATTACTGCGGAAGAAGCAGAGGAAGTAGCAAGAGAAAATGTATTTTATGTAGCAAGTACTTTCACTGAGTTTTTAAACAAATTACATGATTAA